The Ornithinibacillus sp. 4-3 region TTTCTCAAGTGAAGGTACAGAGCTTTTTGCAGAAATCGATCGAAATCTATTTATTCGTGCGCTTGATAATGTCATTGGTAATGCAATTAAGCATAATCCAGCTGAAACACATATTTCTATCCATGTTGATGTTGCTACAAATCATGATGCTCATACCATTACAATTGTTGATAATGGGATTGGGATGGATGAGGAGGAACTTGCAACGTTATTTGATCGTTATCATCGTGGGACAAATACGAAGGAGCAGAAGGAGGGCTCTGGTCTAGGAATGAATATTACTAAAGGGATTATTGAGCTTCATGGTGGAACAATTGATGTTGAATCAAAGCCAGGTGAAGGTACAAGAATAATCATTCAAATCCCTAAAACTTAAAAATGGATGTCTAGGGAAATCCTAGACATCCATTTTTCATTAATAGGTACGAATTTTTGGTGGTTCATAATTAACGATATAGTCTTCTATTTCTAGTAGAGAATCTGTAACTAGCATCGCTCTTCTACCCTCTACATCTAGAAATCCGTTTTCCACCATATTATTGAAAAAAGCTTCTAAATGATCGTAATAACCATTTACATTATATAAAATGCTTGGATTGAGGTTTTGCCCAATACGCCCCCAGGAAATAACTTCAGCAATTTCTTCAAGCGTACCTGGTCCTCCAGGTAAAGCGATATAGCAATCTCCTAGTTCAATCATGCGATTTTTACGTTCAGACATGGAATCTACAACATCTAATTGTGTTAAATCAGGATGGCTAATTTCGCGATCTACAAGGAAGCTTGGTATAATACCAATTACTTCTCCACCATGGGCAAGTACCTCATCAGCAACAGCCCCCATTAGTCCGACCTTTCCTCCACCGTATACAAGTCTATAATTATTCTTGGCAATCCACTTCCCAAGATTTTTTGCTTCTTTCATATAAGTTGAATCCACACCTGCACTCGCTCCGCAGTATACAACGATATTCAAAATTCTTCTCTCCTTCCACCTTATCATTCTATCATAAATCGGTTACTTGTAAGAGAAATCTGCAAAGCTACAAAGTTTAATTTCCTGTGTCTTTTAATGCTATATATATTTCTACATCTCCATTTGGATAATACTTCTCAAAATCAAAAGTATATGCTCTCTCTAAACTTTGTTCATCTTCTAGCTTCCAAATTTCTGCCCAAGTATTAACAATTCCCATCTCGTCAGCCTTATCTACTTGAAAAACTTTAAAATTGAGCCGCTCAGGTATTTCCAAATCTCCATCCTCTGCTTCTATCCCAACAGCTAAACTATAATCCCCTTTATAATCAGCTTGATAATCAAAATATACTCCATATTTAATTACATCTTGATCATTAATTTTTTCAGATGCCTCTCTCCAAAGCTTGGTGATTTTATCAAGCATTTGTTTATCATTAAAGTTATTTGTGCGAATTTGATGTGCTATTTTCAATTTCATATTATCTCTCCTCGTTCATTATCTATAACTACATCCTCTATCTATATCTTAAGTTGAAACGAGGTATTTTACTAGAAATTCAATTTTAAATCATTCCCACAAGGAACCAAAAATGACTTGCACCCCATAAAATCTGAGCACAAGCCATTGTCTTGTTTAAGCTATTAATATATTATTCTTGCACCCCAATAATGAGTGGGCGATCTAAATGTCTTTTTACATTGGAATGTCTTCTGAAGATTAGTTTATTTCCTTCAAAATGACATGTTACTGTGTCAGAGAAAGGCATATTATGATATGTCCAAGTCATCACAAATGTTTTCTCATTTTCCCAAACACCTCTTGCTGTAGCAGTTAAATCATCTGGTTGCTGCATATGGTGAATGATTGCCCCTGGCATTGAAGTTGGTTCTTGAATCCATTCGCCAATTCCACAACGGATTGTATGTGCTCCTGCATCATCTTCCATCGTAAATAAACATTCATCATTTGAAAAATCAAACTGGATCGTATGGATGCCATCTCCATTTGCTTTCATTTGATACTTTTTGCCAGATACTTTCTCAGCAGTTACAGATGAAGAATGAGGTACTGCTGGGAATAGAGATAAATTCTCTAAGTTCTCTTGTAATTGTTCATATGCAGCTGTGTCTTCTTCTAATGGACTAGATTGGAAAGCCGGATATAAATGCTCCCAAATCAATCCAATAACATCTTCACCTTGATCCATACCAGCAGTAATTGCAATTACTGTATTTTGGTGTGGTAACATAATAGCTGTTTGTCCAAAGGCACCATTTGCACGATATACTCCATGATGAGAAACCCAGAACTGGAAGCCATATCCTTGTTGTCTTGGCTCTTTATCTAAGTGAGCTGTAGATACTTGATAAGTTGTTGCTTGATCAATCCATTCTACTGGAAGGATTTGCTCTCCTTCCCATTTTCCTTTTTGTAAATAGAATTGGCCGAATTTCGCTATATCTTCCGTAGAAAAACGAATTCCCCAACCACCTGTGTTATTACCTTCTGGATCCTTGTCCCATGTGTAATTTTCAATTTTGATTTTATCAAATAATCGTGGCTTTAAATAATCACTAATTGGTAAACCTGTAACCTTTGTAACGATTGCAGATAACATATGACTAGAGCCACTGTTATATACAAAATGTGTCCCAGGTGCATAAGTTAACGGAAGCTGTAAGAATTCCTTCACCCAGCTCGTTTTCTTATGACTCCAAATAAGGCTTCCAGAAATATTTTCAATATAACCAGATGTCATTGTAAGTAGATGTCTAACCGTCATAGAAGCCATCTTTTCATCCATATCTAAATCGCTATGTTCTGGGAAGAAGGAAACCACCTTATCATCTAGAGATAATAATCCTTCTGATACCGCAAAACCTACTGCAGTAGAAGTCACACTCTTAGATAATGAAAACATGAAATGCTTTGTTTCAAGCTCATATGGTGACCATGCACCTTCTGTAATCACTTTTCCGTTACGAAGGATCATTAAACTGTGTAGCTCTAGCTTCTCTTTCTTCACACCGTCAAGAAAAGCTTGAATCGCATTAGAGGAAATTCCCTCTGCTTCTGGAGTACTTCTATGAAAGCAATTATTTTCGTCTAGTTCATGTGCTGGTACAGTAAAATTACTCATTATTTAGCCTCCTATTATTTTAAAAACACAAAGTTGTGAACCCTTATTCTGTAAATCCTGTATTCCAGAACATTAGTCCGTCCATCCACTCGATACCTTGTATATTTGAACGATATGCGTAAAGTGCATTTCCGTCACCAATCTTGATAATTGGTAAATATTCTGTATACCACTCTTGTAAATCATCATATAAATCAATAGCACTCTCAAGGTTTGGTTGTCCCCAGAAATCCTGTAATAGCTCTTCTAGCTCTGGGCTATCTGTCCAACCAGAATAGCTACTCTTCATAAATAAAAGTGATGTTGGCTCTGATCTTGGTGTATCTGACTTCATATATAAATCATAAGCATTTTCATCATCTCGTAATTCAGTAACTGTTGCTGAATCATATACTGCTAACTTCGTATTGATTCCCATTTGTTCTAACTGCTCTTGAAGCACTACAGATGCATTGTAAATATAATCATGATCTCGCCCTACCATGAGTGTGATTTCCTCACCATCATAGCCTGCTTCCTCTAATAATTGCTTCGCTTCTTCTACATCATTTTGATTAAATAAATCTTTTCCAATATCGCTATACCACTGTTCCTCTTGATGATACATCATTAAATGATGCGTAAAGCCATAATATTCAGGATTAGCGAATGAAGCTAATAAAATATCATCATTATTAATACCTACCGCTATTGCTTTACGTGCTACTGGGTCTGCGAATAACCCCTTTTTCTTGTTAAAATATAAGCTCATTCTCATATCTGGTGCTGAATCAATGACAATATTTTCATCATTTTTAATCTGATCAATTCCATCAAATGAAACGCTTGAAGCAACATCATATTCCCCTGTCATTAATCCAGATAATGTTGTATGTGAATCTGATACATAATGGAAATATAAATCATCTACTAATGCTTCTTTTTTCCCCGCTAATTTATCAGATGGTTCATCAAGTGCTACGTAATCATCAAACTTCGATAGATGAATGTATTGGTCTTGTTTCCATTCTTCAAATTGAAATGGACCTGTTCCGATATATTCACTTACATTTTCATCACCAGCAGCTTCAGCAATTTCTGCCGGCATAATAGATGCTAGATTTGCTCCATTAAATGCTAGAATTGCTAATGTAATAGATACTGGGGATTGTAGCTCTAATTGAACTGTTTGATCGTCAATCTTCGTAAATACAGCGTCAGTGAATGTTTCTTTTCCTGCTCCTGAATTCTCTAACCAACGATTCATGGAAGCAACGACATCATCTGCTGTCATTTCTTCACCATTATGGAATTTTACTCCCTCACGTAGATGGAATGTGTATGTTAATCCATCTTCACTTTCATCCCAAGATTCTGCAAGCATTGGAACCACATTATAATCAGAATCATACGTTACTAATGTTTCAAAGATATGTCTTGTCACTTCAACTGTTGAACGCATTGTAGTTAAGTGATTATCTAAAGTAGGTGGCTGAGAAGGAAATGCTAAATTTAATTCTCCACCACTTTTAATTTCGTCTTGTGAATCTCCGTTCTC contains the following coding sequences:
- a CDS encoding TIGR00730 family Rossman fold protein — translated: MNIVVYCGASAGVDSTYMKEAKNLGKWIAKNNYRLVYGGGKVGLMGAVADEVLAHGGEVIGIIPSFLVDREISHPDLTQLDVVDSMSERKNRMIELGDCYIALPGGPGTLEEIAEVISWGRIGQNLNPSILYNVNGYYDHLEAFFNNMVENGFLDVEGRRAMLVTDSLLEIEDYIVNYEPPKIRTY
- a CDS encoding GyrI-like domain-containing protein yields the protein MKLKIAHQIRTNNFNDKQMLDKITKLWREASEKINDQDVIKYGVYFDYQADYKGDYSLAVGIEAEDGDLEIPERLNFKVFQVDKADEMGIVNTWAEIWKLEDEQSLERAYTFDFEKYYPNGDVEIYIALKDTGN
- a CDS encoding serine hydrolase domain-containing protein; translated protein: MSNFTVPAHELDENNCFHRSTPEAEGISSNAIQAFLDGVKKEKLELHSLMILRNGKVITEGAWSPYELETKHFMFSLSKSVTSTAVGFAVSEGLLSLDDKVVSFFPEHSDLDMDEKMASMTVRHLLTMTSGYIENISGSLIWSHKKTSWVKEFLQLPLTYAPGTHFVYNSGSSHMLSAIVTKVTGLPISDYLKPRLFDKIKIENYTWDKDPEGNNTGGWGIRFSTEDIAKFGQFYLQKGKWEGEQILPVEWIDQATTYQVSTAHLDKEPRQQGYGFQFWVSHHGVYRANGAFGQTAIMLPHQNTVIAITAGMDQGEDVIGLIWEHLYPAFQSSPLEEDTAAYEQLQENLENLSLFPAVPHSSSVTAEKVSGKKYQMKANGDGIHTIQFDFSNDECLFTMEDDAGAHTIRCGIGEWIQEPTSMPGAIIHHMQQPDDLTATARGVWENEKTFVMTWTYHNMPFSDTVTCHFEGNKLIFRRHSNVKRHLDRPLIIGVQE
- a CDS encoding ABC transporter substrate-binding protein → MKRSNLFKFLGAFMLLLVLIACSDSDNADENGDSQDEIKSGGELNLAFPSQPPTLDNHLTTMRSTVEVTRHIFETLVTYDSDYNVVPMLAESWDESEDGLTYTFHLREGVKFHNGEEMTADDVVASMNRWLENSGAGKETFTDAVFTKIDDQTVQLELQSPVSITLAILAFNGANLASIMPAEIAEAAGDENVSEYIGTGPFQFEEWKQDQYIHLSKFDDYVALDEPSDKLAGKKEALVDDLYFHYVSDSHTTLSGLMTGEYDVASSVSFDGIDQIKNDENIVIDSAPDMRMSLYFNKKKGLFADPVARKAIAVGINNDDILLASFANPEYYGFTHHLMMYHQEEQWYSDIGKDLFNQNDVEEAKQLLEEAGYDGEEITLMVGRDHDYIYNASVVLQEQLEQMGINTKLAVYDSATVTELRDDENAYDLYMKSDTPRSEPTSLLFMKSSYSGWTDSPELEELLQDFWGQPNLESAIDLYDDLQEWYTEYLPIIKIGDGNALYAYRSNIQGIEWMDGLMFWNTGFTE